The Pseudomonas sp. MH9.2 genomic interval TGGGGCCTCTGGACCTGATCGTGTGTGGCTTCATGAGCCATTCAAGCATCAGCACCACCGTACGCGCAGCCAAAGACTACGGTTATCGCTGCACGTTGGTGGACGACGCCTGCGCAACCCGAGACTTGCCCAGCAAGCAGGGCGTGATCAGCGCCAAGATAGTTCATCAGACCGAGATGGCGATCATGGCGGACAACTTCGCAACGCTTGCACTGACCCGGGATTTGATCTGAGTCAGGCTTGATCCATCAGGATGCTGACCCGGCCTCATCGCTTTGGCAGCTCCTGAAAAACGGCTGGGTTACCTCTGCCAAAGAGACGAATTGGATGTAACCGCCCATCCATTAATCATCCCCACAGCCCTTGATTTCCGCCAAAACGGGAACCACCAGGTTATATCCTGGTCAGAGCGCCGATACCCTGAGAGGAAATCGGAATGAAGATATCCGATGGTTTCGATGCTCGTCGCTTGCGCCCAAAAGGCCCAAGCAACTGGCGGATGCGCTTCGGCGCCGCATTTGCAGCACTGTTGGCCACCTGTGGCGTTTTACTGGTGATGGCCGGTATTGCCAGCTTGATCGGTCACCCGCCAGCACTGGGCGAGCTCAATGCCAGCGCGGGCGGAGCGAGTCTCGTGGTGGCGATCGGGTTGTTCCTGCTGTATCTCGGTGTCTCGATATGGCGTCGCTGCCGTCGTCGTCTGCGCCGGCCCAGCGAGCTGAACATGGCACCGCATCTGATGAAAAAGCACGACTGAGGCTGACAAACCCTCTTCGTATCGCTCACTGGAAACACAACCGGGCACAGCGATAACGTTTTAGTCACGCCTGGCAAGGCGTGACGCAGGTAAACTAGCCGTCCTGCGCGGAGGCTTAAATGCAAGACGACGATTTTTCCCTGTTTAAAAACGAGATCCGCGGCGTAAAGCCGATCAAGCACGATCACGCAGACGTCGGCAAACCCAAAGCCGACCGTAAGCACCTGGCCAAACTGCGTCAGGCTGCTACTGTGCGCACTGACTCGGTGATCGTTGATGGCCTGTCCGACCAATTCGTCATCGACGTTGGCCCGGAGGACGTATTGAGCTGGGCTCGTGATGGCGTCCAGGAAGGCCAGATGCGCAAGCTTAAACTCGGGCAGATCAGCTTCGAGGGGGGCTTGGACCTGCACGGCATGAGCGTCGAAGTAGCGCGGGAAACACTCTGGGAGTTTTTGGCCGAAGCGACCAAGCTGGAAGTTCGTTGCGTGCGCGTGACCCATGGCAAGGCGGTGCGCCTGGATGGCAAACGCCCGATGATCAAAAGCCACGTCAACACATGGCTGCGCCAGCATTCACAAGTGCTGGGCTTTGCCTCTTGCCTGGCAAAACACGGCGGCGCGGGCGCCGTTTACGTCATGCTCAAACGAACAATGATGGAAGGCCGCGACGAGTAACTCCTTAAGTCGCAGCCTTAATGATTGCGGACCGTCAGGCTGCTTGGGTGTCACAGCCTGACTGGATCAGATCCGATTCGATCAACGCCGGCCACCCTCATAGTAACGGTGACCATGCCCATAACCGTCATGCCAAGGTCCAAAGAAACAGCCCGACATGGACGACAATACCACCACCACAATCGCCATTTTCACTACTCGACTCACCATACATTCGCTCTCTTCACGACAGGTATTTATTACCTGATACTTCAGACATCAACGGCTTTCGTATCGCCAACCGATGACTGTAAAGGTTAGGTAAATGCCTGGTGATTGATCGCGATTTTAAACTTCCCCCGTGGCCTCGGCCAGTGTCGCCAAGACTTCCTCCATATGATTGATGGAGTCGCGTAAATCTTCAAAAGCGCGCTCAAGCGCATGATGGCTATTGGCAGGATTGTTGCCCGGCAAAAGTTTGGAGCTGACGTCTTCTTCCGCCTTTAGCTGATGAATGCTCGCGCGTAGCGTCTCTAACTCCAGTGCAATACGACGAAGATGCTCTCGCCTTATCTCGCTCATGAACGTGCTCCTTTCAACAGCGTGGGGCCAGGCGAACGAGAAGAGCATCGCCTGGCCCCGAGCATCAACCAATCGTTAGCTTATCTTCAACTTTGTAAACACCGGGGACAGACCATGCCGCCCGCTCAGCTGCCTGACGTTCGAGCCAGAGGTGAACCTTACCTTCGAGTTTCACGGTGCCACCAGTGACTTTGACATGAATACCGTGAGCCTCAAGGGCAGCATTGCGCTTCAGCGCATCTTCGATCCTGCGTTGAACGTCTGCAGCATTCACCCGTGGTTTAAGCGTGAGCAGGTTAGTGACGCCCTTGACACCGGACAGTTTGCGCACTGCACGTTCAGTGGCTTCTTTCTGGAATTGCCAGTCCACTTCGCCTTCCAGCGTTACCCAGCCAGCCTGAACCCTGACCTTGATTCGATCATCCGGAACTTCAGTGTTCCAACTGATGACATCCAGTGTCCTGGAGGCAATGGTGTCGTCCGCGACGACGAAGTCACTCGGAAAGCGCACTTCGATTTCCTCGGCAATGGCTCGAACACCCTTGACGCTCTTCACGGCACGCTCCGCCGCGATTTTTTGCGCATAGTTAGTGACATGACCTGTCAGTGTGACGACGCCCTTATCTACAGCTACACCGATGTGGACCGCATCAATGTTCGGCTGGAATTCAAGCTCATCCAAAATATCCTGGCGTAGACTTAAATCGTTCATGGCGGATCCTCGCGTTCTTTATGGACTCATTGATTTCTCGCATCTGACAGCGAGCTTCCCACTGCTATTATGGTTTTACCCCCCGAGGCTGGAGCGGTATTGAGTTTTATCAACAATCCATCCTGTGCCTGACAGACCGACGCGCAAGGGCGCCAGCCGTCCGTGTCCAAAGCAGACTGACGGCACTGTCTTCCATCCCGCCAGGATTGACTGAATATTTTTGCAGTGACACTGAAGGAGGATTCCACATGGCCAAAATCAAAGCGCTGGCGGGTGATTTTCTTCAAGGTGATGGCGAGTACAGTTCCGGTTCAATTACGCTCACGACACCCCTTTACCCCTGGCCCGGCATCAAGATTTCGGTTTCTACGATAAAAAATCTGGAGGTAGCCAGCGAAGCGTCAACTAAAAAAACCGCAGACGCTATCGGCTTTGGATTGACCGGCGGGTTGGTGTTGGGGCCTGTAGGCGCCGCAGCAGGTTTCATGCTGGCCAGTGAGGAAAAGGAAGTGACGTTTTTGGCAACGTTAAAAGATGGCAGAAAGCTTCTGGCGGCAACCGACGACTGCACCTACCGGCAAATAGCGCAGGATGTCGGCAAGCCGCGTTTCTTCACAGCCACGACCAGGCAGTGACACTGTCGAGACGTTGTTATGACGCTCCATCCAGATCGTTAGCCACCCAGCAAGAC includes:
- a CDS encoding Smr/MutS family protein, which encodes MQDDDFSLFKNEIRGVKPIKHDHADVGKPKADRKHLAKLRQAATVRTDSVIVDGLSDQFVIDVGPEDVLSWARDGVQEGQMRKLKLGQISFEGGLDLHGMSVEVARETLWEFLAEATKLEVRCVRVTHGKAVRLDGKRPMIKSHVNTWLRQHSQVLGFASCLAKHGGAGAVYVMLKRTMMEGRDE
- a CDS encoding BON domain-containing protein, whose protein sequence is MNDLSLRQDILDELEFQPNIDAVHIGVAVDKGVVTLTGHVTNYAQKIAAERAVKSVKGVRAIAEEIEVRFPSDFVVADDTIASRTLDVISWNTEVPDDRIKVRVQAGWVTLEGEVDWQFQKEATERAVRKLSGVKGVTNLLTLKPRVNAADVQRRIEDALKRNAALEAHGIHVKVTGGTVKLEGKVHLWLERQAAERAAWSVPGVYKVEDKLTIG